The Achromobacter deleyi region TGGGCACCTTGTCGCTGGACCTGTTCGCCGTGCTGCTGGGCGGGGCAACCGCCTTGCTACCCATCTTCGCCAAGGACATCCTGAACGCCGGGCCCTGGGCCCTGGGCGCCTTGCGGGCCGCGCCAGCCTGCGGCGCGGCGCTGATGTCGCTGACGCTGGCGCGCCTGAGCCTGGGCGGAAACGTGGGACGCCTGCTGTTCGGTTCGCTGATCCTGTTCGGGCTGGCAACCACGGTGTTCGGCCTGTCGACGTCGATACCGCTATCGGTGGCCGCGCTGGTGGTGCTGGGCGCGGCGGATGCGGTGAGCGTGGTGGTGCGGTCGTCGCTGGTGCAGCTGAATACGCCGGATCACATGCTGGGGCGGGTCAGCGCGGTGAATACGTTATTCATCGGCGCTTCGAATCAGCTTGGGGAGTTTGAGTCCGGTCTGACGGCGGAATTGTTCGGGGCCGTTCCGGCGGTGGTGATCGGCGGGATGGGGACGATCGCGGTGGCGGGGCTTTGGATGCGGTGGTTCCCGGAGCTGAGAAAGCTCAAGACGCTGCATGGGAATGAGGCGGTGCCGGGTTAAGGCTGATCGCCATGGAAGCACTCCCATGCTTCCTCCTCGATGTTCCTGATCACACCTCCGTCTTCACCAGAAATGGTGAACTGCTCCTGGCTGCCCCCGATGCTGGCCGCGCCGTCCAAGCCCAGCAGCAGCGCATACATCGTGTCTCCGATCACGCTGTCGAGGATGTCCCGCAACTGCGCTGATTGCCCGGCGGACAATCCCAGTGCCTGCACCTTGGCCGCGACTTCGCTGCCAGCTCCTTGCGCCATGAATGCGTCGAGCAGCTCGGCCCTGAGCGTATTCCAGTTGGCGACGAATTCCTTTCCGTCCATTTCGTTCCTTTTCACGTTTTTCCGCTTGTGGCTGCGCAAGCCGGCTTGCATCGGCGGGGCCCAAAGCAAGGGCCGCGACGCAGCCTCGAATCTTAAGGTGTCGGACGCTTGTGCCTGCGTTGGCAACATGTCGTGATTGACGGAACGTTCGCGCAGCGCCTCGTCCCGTCACCGACGCGCTACGGAACGAATGCCGGCCCGTTGTTACTCAGCAGGATATGACTCCCTTCCCGCGTGCCCGGCTCACCCTCCCTAGCGCTTCCATCGCCGCATCCCGCCGCTCCCTGTCGCATATCGGACGTGGCAAGACCCTCTGGCGCCTGTCACCCGGCTGCTTCGCGCTGGCCGCCGCTCTGCTGGGTCCGCTTATGGTCGGGCCCGCGCAGGCCGACAGCTATCTGATCGGCACGGGCGGCGACGGCGCCGTGGCCGCCCAGCCAGGGGGCAATGGCGTGGGCGGCAACGGCGGCGGCGGCGGTATCGGCGGAGGGGGAGCCGGCGGCACCTGGCCTCATGGCGGTGGCGCAGGCGGCGGCGTGGAAGCCGGCGGATCCCTGGATCCCACCGGCTATGGTGGCAGCAATCCCGGGCCCGACGGCGGGGTGGGCGGCTACGTCGGCGGCACCAGCGCCGGCGGCGGCGTCGGCGTAGGCGGTGGTGGCGGCGGCGGCCCGCACCCGCTGGGCACGGACGCGGGCGGCGGTGGCGCCGGACTGGGCGGAGGCGGCGGCGAATCGCTGGGCGGCATACCCGGCGCTAGCGGAGGCGCGCTGCGTGATATTTTCGGCGTACTCGTACCCGCCAGCTCACCGGGCCGAGGTGCGCCGGTCGCCAGCGGCGCGTCGACCTCCACCGCGCGTACCTACGATTTTGTTGGCGTGGGCGGTGGCGGTGGTGGCGCCTCGGATGCCGCCGCCGGTGGCAATGGTGCCGGCGGGTCCTTGGGGTTCTCTGGCGCGCGCATGACTGTAAACCGGTCGGTTTTGATCGGCGGCGGCGGCGGCGGCGGATCGTTGAACTATGCGGGCGGGAGAGGCGGCGACGGCGCCCTGTTCCTGTCCCACGGCGCGGAACTGGTAGTCGCTGAGCAGCTTCTGATCGGCGGCTCCAACGGCGGCGGCAACCCTGCCATGACGACTGGCGGCCTGGGCGGCGCCGGCACACTCACGATGACCGATGCCAGCGTCGTCATCGGCGCGGGTGGCCGCTTGCGGCTGGGCGCGGGCAGCGGTGCCGCAGGCGGCAGGTCGGGAGTGCTATCGCTGGGCCCAGGAACGCTGCAATTCGGCGCCGGCGCGACCTTCGTCATCAACGACAACGGCACCTTGCGATTCGGCGGCGCGCCGGGCTCGAGCACGGGGGCCGGCAGCATCGCCGGCCTGGACACTTTGCAGAACGACGGCAGCATCGAGTTCAACCAGCCGGGCACCGCCCTGCTACAGACCAAGATCGCCGGCTCGGGCAGGTTGCTCACGACCAGCGGCATCACCTACCTGACGGGCGAGAACACCTACACGGGCGGCACCACGGTCGCCGCCGGCTCCACCCTGAACATCGGCGCGAACGGCGCTTCGGGCAGTCTGACGGGGCCGGTCGCGGTCAACGGCACCCTGGTCTTCAGCCGCAGCAATGCGAGCGTCTTTGGCGGCACCCTCACTGGGGCCGGCCAGGTGGACAAACTCGGCGCGGGCACACTCACCGTGTATGGGTCGCACCCGTTCGCCGGACAGATCCTGACCGGCGCTGGCACCCTGAACTTCGAAGGCTCGGCCCCGAACGCCCGCTTCGTTGCGGCCAGCGGCGGCGTCCTCAGCGGCACAGGCTTGCTGGGCACGGCCTCTATTGCATCGGGCGGCGTGCATGCGCCGGGCAATCCCCTGGGCACCCAAACCGTCGCCGGCGCCTACAAGAACAGCGGCACCCTGCGCATCGCCGCCACGCCCACGGCCAACGCCAGCCTCACGGCGCTGGGCACGGTCGAGCTCGACAACACCACGCTGGCGCTGGCGCTCAGCCCCATCGATGCGGCGTCCTGGGTTCCTTCCGTCACGCCAGTGGTGATCGTGGACAAGCAAAGCGCGGGCGCCATCGCCGGCGGCATCGGGCGCATCGACAATCCCTTGCTGTTTCTCGACGCCGAGGTCAGCGCCACGGGCGGGGACGGCAACGACCTGACTTACCGCCTCATACCCAAGCCGGTAACCGAGCCAGGGACAGGTACGGAGCCTGGAACC contains the following coding sequences:
- a CDS encoding autotransporter outer membrane beta-barrel domain-containing protein: MTPFPRARLTLPSASIAASRRSLSHIGRGKTLWRLSPGCFALAAALLGPLMVGPAQADSYLIGTGGDGAVAAQPGGNGVGGNGGGGGIGGGGAGGTWPHGGGAGGGVEAGGSLDPTGYGGSNPGPDGGVGGYVGGTSAGGGVGVGGGGGGGPHPLGTDAGGGGAGLGGGGGESLGGIPGASGGALRDIFGVLVPASSPGRGAPVASGASTSTARTYDFVGVGGGGGGASDAAAGGNGAGGSLGFSGARMTVNRSVLIGGGGGGGSLNYAGGRGGDGALFLSHGAELVVAEQLLIGGSNGGGNPAMTTGGLGGAGTLTMTDASVVIGAGGRLRLGAGSGAAGGRSGVLSLGPGTLQFGAGATFVINDNGTLRFGGAPGSSTGAGSIAGLDTLQNDGSIEFNQPGTALLQTKIAGSGRLLTTSGITYLTGENTYTGGTTVAAGSTLNIGANGASGSLTGPVAVNGTLVFSRSNASVFGGTLTGAGQVDKLGAGTLTVYGSHPFAGQILTGAGTLNFEGSAPNARFVAASGGVLSGTGLLGTASIASGGVHAPGNPLGTQTVAGAYKNSGTLRIAATPTANASLTALGTVELDNTTLALALSPIDAASWVPSVTPVVIVDKQSAGAIAGGIGRIDNPLLFLDAEVSATGGDGNDLTYRLIPKPVTEPGTGTEPGTGTEPGTGTQPGGVSFTAFAGSANQRAVAAAAQRLPQTSEVWRALALSTDVDDYRQALDALSGDMYASVNSALLSTGSTAMRRGLDGMRGNLSALMLPGAATAAAGASDAPPSASVLPRSAAQPVWAEVEGDWRRLGSDGNAPALTQQTTTLTLGGDMNVGSGWRLGTAFGYADSKLKADSRAATADTQSYTAALYGGKAFEMGSGALNVLAGTAYSWHDIATRRQIGYGSLAQTLTADYNASTTQLFAEVGYALPLTPHVTLEPFAGLSWSNLRTRGFSESGGSAALSAQRQSQTLTSSLAGLRAGWQVPDSAIALRGMLGWRHAYGSVRPSTSLAFDSGDSFSVTGTPIARDAARVEFGADVATIRNLTIGLGYAGEFGGGNRQHAGTVDMRWRF